GTCTGGCATGGATGGGTTGAGCTTAATCTCGGCTCTGCGATCGAGTGACAACCCGATTCAACGTGACATACCGATCATCGTTTGCAGTTCAAAGGTGGACAATCAAACCATTGCCGAATTGCGTAAGCTGGGCGCGGATGCGATCGTTCCCAAACCGGTCAATGTGAAGCTGCTGGCTGAGACGGCGTTGAGACTGTTTAAAGCGGTGTAGCGATAACGAAGTAATTGCATCAACACGTTGCTTGGGTGGTCAAGCGGTGAATCATCGCGATCAATGCGTTGCTGTCGAGTGGTTTGGTAGTGTAGTCGGTACATCCAGCCGCCAAGCATTCATCGCGATCGCTCTTCATGGCATTGGCGGTGAGCGCGATGATCGGCAGCGTGCAACCTCGCTGGCGAAGTTCGGTCGCGGCGCTGTAGCCGTCCATCACGGGCATCTGCATGTCCATCACGATTAGGTCGATTGTTGATTGTTCATCCGCGGTGATCGTGTCGACAGCCTCTCTGCCGTTCGTTGCCGTGACTACCGTGCCACCGGCTTTCTCGATAAAGTGTCGAGCTAGGTAACGAATGTCGCGGCGGTCATCGACCACCAAAACGTTGGCTTGAATCGAAGTAATCTCGCCTGGATTGTCCGCCGCGATATCAACCGCCAAATTCGGCTCGACCAACTGGCCGATTTCAGATGCTTCGATGGAAAGTGTGAACGTGCTGCCCCGTCCGTGCTCGCTTTGAAGAGAGATATCGC
The Rubripirellula reticaptiva DNA segment above includes these coding regions:
- a CDS encoding response regulator → MEFGFDGASALVHIRDFHPDALVTDLEMSGMDGLSLISALRSSDNPIQRDIPIIVCSSKVDNQTIAELRKLGADAIVPKPVNVKLLAETALRLFKAV